Proteins from a single region of Streptomyces spectabilis:
- a CDS encoding DJ-1/PfpI family protein, with translation MQVAVVTFDGFNELDSFIASALVNRCRKDGLEAFITTPTPRVTSMNGVEVTGQRPLEFVADADVVLIGSGVKTRDVVADDRLVSRLPLDPGRQLIGSQCSGALVLARLGLLSGMPACADRTSRPFVEACGVTVLDAPFHAEGNIATAGGCLASQYLATWVITRTLGQDAARAVLDYVAPVGENQETVERALRAVHMSEGALR, from the coding sequence ATGCAGGTGGCCGTGGTCACGTTCGACGGGTTCAACGAACTCGACAGTTTCATCGCTTCCGCGCTCGTGAACCGGTGCCGCAAGGACGGCTTGGAGGCCTTCATCACGACCCCGACGCCGCGCGTCACGTCGATGAACGGCGTCGAGGTGACCGGGCAGCGCCCGCTGGAGTTCGTCGCCGATGCCGACGTCGTGCTCATCGGCAGCGGGGTGAAGACGCGCGATGTGGTCGCCGACGACCGGCTGGTCTCCCGGCTGCCGCTGGATCCCGGGCGCCAGCTGATCGGATCGCAGTGCTCCGGCGCTCTGGTGCTCGCCCGGCTCGGGCTCCTGTCGGGCATGCCGGCCTGTGCCGACAGGACGTCCAGGCCCTTCGTCGAAGCCTGCGGCGTCACGGTGCTGGACGCTCCGTTCCACGCCGAGGGGAACATCGCCACGGCGGGCGGCTGTCTGGCCTCCCAGTACCTCGCGACCTGGGTGATCACCCGCACGCTCGGGCAGGACGCCGCGCGTGCCGTCCTCGACTACGTGGCTCCGGTCGGCGAGAACCAGGAGACCGTCGAACGCGCCCTGCGCGCGGTGCACATGAGCGAGGGCGCGCTGCGCTGA
- a CDS encoding MarR family winged helix-turn-helix transcriptional regulator has protein sequence MTTQQPTDAQLAGQPAAYWTGVAYEALITYTRNRQAEKGYTQPQFWLLRNLSVNDISPDGQGMTVPELREAMSLYIRPEDDLAADSAVLVKRGWLRRDDDDRLWLTEEGEQARVDLSRNAPAIRAALHEGIADADYVTTLKVLRQLILNAGGTLP, from the coding sequence ATGACGACCCAGCAGCCGACCGACGCCCAACTCGCCGGACAGCCCGCCGCCTACTGGACCGGCGTGGCCTACGAGGCGCTGATCACGTACACCCGGAACCGGCAGGCCGAAAAGGGCTACACCCAGCCGCAGTTCTGGCTGCTGCGCAACCTCTCGGTCAACGACATCTCACCCGACGGCCAGGGCATGACCGTGCCCGAACTGCGGGAGGCCATGAGCCTCTACATCCGGCCCGAGGACGACCTGGCGGCCGACTCCGCGGTGCTCGTCAAGCGCGGCTGGCTGAGACGGGACGACGACGACCGGCTGTGGCTCACCGAAGAGGGGGAACAGGCCCGCGTCGACCTGTCACGCAACGCCCCGGCGATCCGCGCCGCCCTCCATGAAGGCATCGCCGACGCGGACTACGTCACCACGCTGAAGGTCCTCAGGCAGCTGATCCTCAACGCGGGCGGGACGCTGCCCTAA
- a CDS encoding SgcJ/EcaC family oxidoreductase gives MKVLLTGATGYIGSAVTEHLAAAGHQVVALTRSAEPQPGRGWHGQVVGDTADPASLADAVTPEIEAVIHLAPPSGDADVDTAVVAALATPLRGTGRPFVYTSGVWVLGATGDAQEVGEEAPTDPIGIVGYRPRIEQRVLAEAAEGVRAVVVRPAIVYGRGGGIPAILVDRARRQGVPEYYGEEGVRWPTVHVDDLAELFVAAAERAEAGTVWHGVGDSAVAVRDLARAAGRAAGVLAAPHAVPVEQAAEVFGRLFADALALDQSVSGAAARTALGWQPVRPGAVAELTSGSYRPVEVFGAPEGPETDAEVAAIRRLVAEVEHAQQNELADRFLSLFRREDPVWTTGHGKRLSGYEEIAAFTQKVLPGATAESTAVYDVERVLFLRPDVAAVNVRQQPVRPDGTRIADRPEGRPFYILAKEDGAWRIGAAQNTLAAD, from the coding sequence ATGAAGGTTCTGCTCACCGGTGCCACCGGCTACATCGGCTCCGCCGTCACCGAGCACCTCGCCGCCGCGGGCCACCAGGTCGTCGCGCTCACCCGGAGCGCCGAGCCGCAGCCGGGCCGGGGCTGGCACGGCCAGGTCGTCGGCGACACCGCGGACCCGGCCTCGCTGGCCGACGCGGTGACCCCCGAGATCGAAGCCGTGATCCACCTGGCTCCCCCGAGCGGCGACGCGGACGTCGACACCGCCGTCGTCGCGGCGCTCGCCACTCCGCTGCGCGGTACCGGCCGCCCCTTCGTCTACACCAGCGGCGTCTGGGTGCTCGGCGCCACCGGCGATGCCCAGGAGGTCGGCGAGGAGGCCCCGACCGACCCGATCGGCATCGTCGGCTACCGCCCGCGGATCGAGCAGCGGGTGCTGGCCGAGGCCGCCGAGGGCGTGCGCGCGGTCGTGGTCCGGCCCGCCATCGTGTACGGCCGCGGCGGCGGCATCCCCGCCATCCTGGTCGACCGGGCCCGCCGGCAGGGAGTGCCCGAGTACTACGGCGAGGAGGGCGTGCGCTGGCCGACCGTCCACGTGGACGACCTGGCCGAGCTGTTCGTGGCCGCCGCCGAGCGGGCCGAGGCAGGCACCGTCTGGCACGGCGTCGGCGACTCGGCCGTCGCGGTCCGTGACCTCGCCCGCGCCGCCGGGCGCGCGGCCGGAGTGCTCGCCGCCCCGCACGCGGTGCCGGTCGAGCAGGCCGCCGAGGTCTTCGGCCGGCTCTTCGCGGACGCGCTCGCCCTCGACCAGAGCGTCAGCGGCGCCGCCGCCCGTACCGCCCTCGGCTGGCAGCCGGTCCGGCCGGGCGCGGTGGCCGAGCTGACGTCGGGCTCGTACCGGCCGGTCGAGGTGTTCGGGGCCCCCGAGGGCCCGGAGACCGACGCCGAGGTGGCCGCGATCCGCCGCCTGGTCGCCGAGGTCGAGCACGCCCAGCAGAACGAGCTGGCCGACCGCTTCCTGAGCCTCTTCCGCCGCGAGGACCCCGTGTGGACCACCGGCCACGGCAAGCGGCTCTCGGGCTACGAGGAGATCGCGGCCTTCACCCAGAAGGTGCTGCCCGGCGCGACGGCCGAGTCCACCGCCGTCTACGACGTCGAGCGCGTGCTGTTCCTGCGGCCCGACGTCGCCGCGGTGAACGTCCGCCAGCAGCCGGTACGCCCCGACGGCACCCGCATCGCCGACCGGCCCGAGGGCCGCCCCTTCTACATCCTGGCCAAGGAGGACGGCGCCTGGCGCATCGGCGCCGCCCAGAACACCCTCGCGGCCGACTGA
- a CDS encoding hemerythrin domain-containing protein yields MRDRLDMTVTYAMHDALRRELRLLARATTRAGPDPRNVLRTAGWQLFRTALHAHHSAEDDALWPSLRQALHGHPLSLTRLEAIEAEHAVLARLLQMIDQALADPDVGLDLCGELTDSLVTGLRGHLRHEEEAVFPLVQSVLREEQWEHFGRVHARRVEADAAQILPWILDGAAEGTVAAVLAQLLPESAHRAYADRWRPAYAALDLWDTWADLTVTRF; encoded by the coding sequence ATGAGAGACAGGCTCGACATGACCGTGACGTACGCGATGCACGACGCCCTGCGAAGGGAGTTGCGCTTACTCGCCCGGGCCACCACCCGCGCCGGTCCCGATCCTCGCAACGTCCTGCGCACCGCGGGCTGGCAGCTGTTCCGGACGGCTCTGCACGCCCACCACTCCGCCGAGGACGACGCGCTGTGGCCCTCCCTTCGACAGGCTCTGCACGGTCACCCCTTGTCCCTGACGCGGCTGGAGGCGATCGAGGCCGAGCACGCCGTGCTCGCCCGCCTGCTCCAGATGATCGACCAGGCCCTTGCCGACCCGGATGTCGGTCTCGACCTGTGCGGTGAACTCACGGACTCGCTGGTCACCGGTCTGCGCGGGCATCTCCGCCATGAGGAGGAGGCCGTCTTCCCGCTGGTCCAGAGCGTCTTGAGAGAGGAGCAGTGGGAGCACTTCGGACGCGTCCACGCCCGGCGCGTCGAGGCCGACGCGGCTCAGATCCTGCCCTGGATCCTGGACGGCGCCGCCGAGGGGACCGTCGCCGCCGTTCTGGCGCAGCTCCTGCCGGAGTCCGCGCACCGCGCGTACGCGGACCGCTGGCGGCCTGCCTATGCGGCGCTCGACCTGTGGGACACCTGGGCGGATCTGACCGTCACGCGGTTCTGA
- a CDS encoding LysR family transcriptional regulator: MELRDIEIFLVVAEELHFGRSAERLLVSQARVSQAIRKQERRIGAALFERTSRTVRLTSVGRQLRDDLQPVYAGLHASLERARMTASGVTGRLRVGMMPFNLVDMHHYWRTFRSRHPQWELEIRQLAYVDPFGRLRDDAMDVLVTWLPVQEPDLTVGPVLCTDSRVLAVAAGHPLAERTSAHLEMFADFQHAVAPNMPDYWEDSYLPFHTAQGRPIERGSLVTNAEELINQVGMGEIIHGFPSHVTRHWGMPNIRWLPVTDLAALSFALVWRTEAENELISALADTVREAGTLRF; this comes from the coding sequence GATCTTTCTGGTGGTGGCCGAGGAGTTGCACTTCGGCCGGAGTGCCGAGCGGCTGCTGGTCTCCCAGGCACGGGTCAGCCAGGCGATCAGGAAGCAGGAGCGGCGCATCGGCGCCGCGCTGTTCGAGCGCACCAGCCGCACCGTGCGCCTGACCAGCGTCGGGCGCCAGCTCCGCGACGACCTGCAGCCGGTCTATGCGGGCCTGCACGCGTCCCTGGAACGCGCCCGGATGACCGCAAGCGGTGTCACCGGCAGGCTCCGCGTCGGCATGATGCCGTTCAACCTCGTCGACATGCACCACTACTGGAGGACGTTCCGCTCGCGGCATCCGCAGTGGGAACTGGAGATCCGCCAGCTGGCGTACGTCGATCCGTTCGGCCGGCTCCGTGACGACGCCATGGACGTGCTCGTCACCTGGCTGCCCGTGCAGGAGCCCGACCTCACCGTCGGCCCGGTCCTGTGCACGGACTCCCGGGTCCTCGCGGTGGCCGCCGGCCACCCACTCGCCGAGCGGACGTCGGCGCACCTGGAGATGTTCGCCGACTTCCAGCACGCCGTCGCCCCCAACATGCCGGACTACTGGGAGGACAGTTACCTGCCCTTCCATACCGCCCAGGGGCGGCCGATCGAGCGTGGAAGCCTGGTGACCAACGCCGAAGAGCTGATCAATCAGGTCGGCATGGGCGAGATCATCCACGGCTTTCCCAGCCATGTCACCCGGCACTGGGGCATGCCGAACATCCGCTGGCTGCCCGTCACCGACCTCGCGGCCTTGTCCTTCGCCCTGGTCTGGCGGACCGAGGCGGAGAACGAGCTGATCAGCGCCCTCGCCGACACGGTCCGCGAGGCCGGCACCCTACGGTTCTGA